A genome region from Candidatus Binatia bacterium includes the following:
- a CDS encoding glycosyltransferase has product MTSPAGRAGGEGSRRLLWLAYFFPPLGGGGCQRTLKLVRYLEPLGWSSTVVTVRDPDYWILDPSLAGEIPAGTEVIRVRALTAQRLLALTRGVGIGGARLEEAQGSRRRGVFRALRRAQSWVMIPDGYVGWARAGARAASRRIRAGGVDAIWTTSSPESAHVAGLSLKRRFRLPWIADFRDPWVGRVTYAPPSRWHDARHRALEAAVARAADRITVVSEAMAALYRERYPDLAPERIVVLPNGVDPDDWRRADAGRFESTARDAARDQGRFVLLHAGQLAHRPTARTLLEAARRVLAADPALARSLRLRFLGGNEEIAAGDPLLRALGDVVALDPSRPHLEALAAMRRADALALLGHGGRADAFLYTGKIYEYLTSGRPILAILDAGPAADLLREAGHPGVFASADVEGVAAWLGAALGSWRAGAPRPVVPNGLREAWDRQFWAARAAEMLSRIVDA; this is encoded by the coding sequence TTGACGTCGCCGGCCGGGCGCGCGGGCGGGGAGGGCTCCCGCCGTCTCCTCTGGCTCGCCTACTTCTTTCCGCCGCTCGGCGGCGGGGGCTGCCAGCGCACGCTCAAGCTCGTCCGCTATCTCGAGCCCCTCGGGTGGAGCTCGACGGTGGTCACCGTGCGCGATCCCGACTACTGGATTCTCGACCCCTCCCTCGCCGGGGAGATTCCCGCCGGCACCGAGGTGATCCGCGTGCGCGCGCTCACCGCGCAGCGTCTGCTCGCGCTCACGCGGGGCGTGGGGATCGGTGGGGCCCGCCTCGAGGAGGCGCAGGGATCGCGGCGCCGCGGCGTCTTCCGTGCGCTCCGGCGCGCGCAGTCCTGGGTGATGATCCCCGACGGCTACGTCGGATGGGCCCGCGCCGGAGCGCGCGCGGCCTCGCGGCGCATCCGGGCGGGCGGCGTCGACGCGATCTGGACCACGTCGAGCCCGGAGAGCGCCCACGTGGCGGGCCTTTCCCTGAAGCGCCGCTTCCGCCTCCCCTGGATCGCCGACTTCCGCGATCCCTGGGTCGGGCGGGTCACCTACGCGCCTCCGTCGCGATGGCACGACGCGCGCCATCGCGCGCTCGAGGCCGCGGTGGCGCGCGCGGCGGACCGGATCACCGTCGTGAGCGAGGCGATGGCGGCGCTCTATCGCGAGCGCTATCCCGATCTCGCGCCGGAGCGGATCGTCGTGCTGCCGAACGGCGTCGACCCCGATGACTGGAGGCGGGCGGACGCGGGCCGGTTCGAGTCCACGGCGCGGGACGCCGCGCGCGACCAGGGCCGGTTCGTGCTGCTCCACGCGGGACAGCTCGCCCATCGCCCCACGGCCCGCACGCTGCTCGAGGCGGCGCGCCGGGTGCTCGCGGCCGATCCGGCGCTCGCGAGGTCGCTCCGGCTGCGGTTTCTCGGAGGGAACGAAGAGATCGCCGCCGGAGATCCGCTCCTCCGCGCCCTGGGCGACGTGGTCGCGCTCGATCCCTCGCGTCCGCATCTCGAAGCGCTCGCCGCGATGCGCCGGGCCGACGCGCTGGCGCTCCTGGGGCACGGCGGCCGCGCCGACGCGTTCCTCTACACGGGGAAGATCTACGAGTACCTCACCAGCGGCAGGCCGATCCTGGCCATCCTGGACGCCGGCCCCGCGGCCGACCTGCTCCGGGAAGCGGGCCACCCCGGGGTCTTCGCCTCGGCGGATGTCGAAGGCGTTGCGGCCTGGCTGGGGGCCGCCCTCGGCTCGTGGCGGGCGGGTGCCCCCCGGCCCGTAGTCCCGAATGGGCTCCGGGAGGCCTGGGACCGCCAATTTTGGGCCGCCCGAGCCGCCGAAATGCTGTCTCGAATCGTGGACGCCTGA
- a CDS encoding glycosyltransferase family 4 protein codes for MRILLLAHAPVVHTQRWASALAARGHEVRLLTAKAAPGAAFPGAVVGAPLPIGALRYASAKGAVLREARAFRPDVAVAHFLPNYGFLAALAGLRPLLLVAWGSDLLVNATRTPFHAARARFVLARADRVHVDADMLARAAVRLGAPEGRVWTRPWGVDVDALAPRETWAARRARAPELRLLWTRTLSPLYDPVTFVQALGILRARGVAFRATIAGEGPLRGTLEAEARRLEIAAAVRFTGWVGEEALRALLREHEVYVSLSRSDSTSQSLLEAMAAEILPVVTDIEGNREWITHRTTGLLVGERDAEAVACALAEIARDTAPAAAAMAARAREEVARRARFADTVAETEALLAAMAALSSAPATRPGAVARGEIAR; via the coding sequence GTGCGGATCCTCCTCCTCGCGCACGCGCCGGTGGTCCACACGCAGCGGTGGGCGTCGGCGCTCGCGGCGCGCGGGCACGAGGTCCGGCTGCTCACCGCGAAGGCGGCGCCCGGCGCGGCCTTTCCGGGCGCCGTCGTGGGCGCGCCGCTTCCGATCGGCGCCCTGCGCTATGCGAGCGCCAAGGGCGCCGTGCTGCGCGAAGCGCGCGCGTTCCGCCCCGACGTGGCGGTGGCGCATTTCCTTCCGAACTACGGGTTCCTGGCGGCGCTCGCGGGACTCCGTCCGCTCCTCCTGGTCGCGTGGGGATCGGACCTGCTCGTGAACGCCACGCGCACGCCGTTCCATGCGGCGCGCGCGCGCTTCGTCCTTGCGCGCGCCGATCGCGTGCACGTGGACGCCGACATGCTCGCGCGCGCGGCGGTGCGGCTGGGCGCGCCCGAGGGGCGGGTCTGGACGCGCCCCTGGGGCGTCGACGTGGACGCGCTCGCGCCGCGCGAGACCTGGGCCGCGCGCCGGGCGCGCGCGCCCGAGCTGCGGCTGCTCTGGACCCGCACGCTGTCGCCGCTCTACGACCCGGTGACCTTCGTCCAGGCGCTGGGGATCCTGCGCGCGCGCGGCGTCGCGTTCCGCGCGACGATCGCGGGGGAGGGGCCGCTCCGCGGGACGCTCGAGGCGGAGGCGCGCCGCCTGGAGATCGCCGCCGCCGTCCGCTTCACCGGATGGGTGGGGGAGGAGGCGCTCCGCGCGCTCCTTCGCGAGCACGAGGTCTACGTCTCGCTCTCGCGCTCCGATTCCACCTCGCAGTCGCTGCTCGAGGCGATGGCGGCGGAGATCCTCCCGGTGGTGACCGACATCGAGGGAAACCGGGAGTGGATCACCCATCGCACGACGGGGCTCCTGGTCGGGGAACGGGACGCCGAGGCGGTCGCATGCGCCCTCGCCGAGATCGCGCGCGACACCGCGCCGGCCGCTGCGGCGATGGCGGCGCGGGCGCGCGAGGAGGTCGCGCGCCGCGCCCGCTTCGCCGACACCGTGGCCGAGACGGAGGCGCTCCTCGCGGCGATGGCCGCGCTTTCGAGCGCGCCCGCGACCCGGCCCGGGGCGGTGGCGCGCGGGGAGATCGCGCGTTGA
- a CDS encoding GNAT family N-acetyltransferase, which produces MSAVAQDARRAMEVHRLEPPDPERWDAMVAEADGASIFHTSSWASVWTDEWKDARWEALVIEDEAGYAAGLGALVRRRGFWRSVDSMPFATYGGPIVRRGHPDPPAARRALLEAFREWIRSRAVLRASLAWYEGTAAEFPDDLAASESFTHVLPLGTDFGDLASRFSPSTRRLIRQAEASGLSIRPAVSPEDLRAFYDIAVETVRRRGGQPKPLSLYERIAEALVPRGLARYHLVSRGSEPVAGSLHLFHEGKAVSWLPVSRESSWPLRPNNFLIAHVLESLCAAGYLEYNFGASPPDAEGLIRFKEGWGATRRPVLILERRSGLHRRLRP; this is translated from the coding sequence GTGAGCGCCGTCGCGCAGGACGCGCGGAGGGCGATGGAGGTCCACCGCCTCGAGCCTCCCGACCCGGAGCGATGGGACGCGATGGTCGCCGAGGCCGACGGGGCGTCGATCTTTCACACCTCCTCGTGGGCCTCGGTCTGGACCGACGAGTGGAAGGACGCGCGGTGGGAGGCGCTGGTGATCGAGGACGAGGCGGGCTACGCCGCGGGCCTCGGCGCCCTGGTGCGGCGGCGCGGCTTCTGGCGCAGCGTGGATTCCATGCCCTTCGCCACGTACGGCGGTCCGATCGTCCGCCGCGGCCACCCCGACCCGCCCGCCGCGCGCCGGGCGCTCCTCGAAGCCTTCCGGGAATGGATCCGGAGCCGTGCCGTCCTGCGTGCCTCGCTGGCGTGGTACGAGGGCACGGCCGCGGAATTCCCCGACGATCTCGCGGCGAGCGAATCGTTCACGCACGTGCTGCCGCTGGGCACCGATTTCGGGGATCTCGCCTCGCGCTTCTCCCCCTCGACCCGGCGGCTCATCCGGCAGGCCGAGGCGAGCGGCCTTTCGATCCGGCCGGCGGTCTCGCCGGAGGATCTCCGCGCTTTCTACGACATCGCCGTCGAGACGGTGCGCCGGCGCGGCGGCCAGCCCAAGCCGCTCTCGCTCTACGAGCGGATCGCGGAGGCGCTCGTGCCCCGCGGCCTCGCGCGCTATCACCTGGTCTCGCGGGGATCGGAGCCGGTGGCGGGCAGCCTGCACCTGTTTCACGAGGGGAAGGCGGTGAGCTGGCTTCCCGTCTCGCGCGAATCCTCGTGGCCCCTCCGCCCGAACAATTTCCTGATCGCGCACGTGCTGGAGAGCCTGTGCGCGGCCGGGTACCTGGAATACAACTTCGGTGCGTCGCCGCCGGACGCCGAGGGGCTCATCCGGTTCAAGGAGGGGTGGGGCGCCACGCGGCGCCCCGTGCTGATCCTCGAGCGGCGAAGCGGCCTGCATCGCCGGCTCCGCCCCTAG
- a CDS encoding glycosyltransferase family 2 protein, with the protein MALALVIVHYRTGDALARLLASLAAARPAPVAEIVVVNNSGEPLDAALAGAPWPVRVIAPGRNVGYARGVNAGIRAVGDRDVLVLNPDIQILPGAIEALVAAAEDHPRAGILAPRLQNLDGTLQLSARRFYNWKTLLLRRMPLGPFVAKSRVLRDHVMAEWDHADLRRVDWVIGAAMLVRRRAMRDVGLMDERYFLYFEDVDWCQRMGRHGWEVLYVPTARMVHEYARSSAQARPRSLRAHAAGLLRFTEKWSALVYALSQNRGRLTQAALLAADIAAATAACAAAYGIRIGLDAWFEKPVYPLAAYSGLFFFAIAVSVASLAWNGLYRRAAFRDAIDRAFQVGRAVLQAGVLLMATTFLFQTPRYSRLLVLLLLPLEWLCLLAVRSLLAGAEAGAKRQGFAFRRVLLLGSGAEMEAARAALEGARASGFEPLHAEAMADGSEAPEAAAARLRALVANERIQIVCIVPEAEELPYLLALASALRDSGAAIYWAGSLAHLVPGSGARAVGPVGAALLHAPSRGLSLRARKRASDVFLSVLVAPWRWGGLRRHLARSGGGLAPGEAWRRVWSGERSWVGRSEYERDRWAGVPAWARLALESVRPGVVSPADENGRASRLEAELAYLARFSLAEDLRIFLRATRGAGS; encoded by the coding sequence GTGGCGCTCGCCCTGGTCATCGTGCACTACCGGACCGGGGACGCCCTCGCGCGGCTCCTCGCCTCGCTCGCCGCCGCGCGCCCCGCTCCCGTCGCCGAGATCGTCGTCGTGAACAACTCGGGGGAGCCGCTCGACGCCGCCCTCGCCGGCGCGCCCTGGCCCGTGCGGGTGATCGCTCCCGGGCGGAACGTCGGGTACGCGCGCGGGGTGAACGCCGGGATCCGGGCGGTGGGGGACCGGGACGTGCTCGTCCTGAATCCCGACATCCAGATCCTGCCCGGCGCCATCGAGGCGCTGGTCGCCGCCGCGGAGGACCACCCCCGGGCGGGAATCCTCGCGCCCCGGCTGCAGAACCTGGACGGGACGCTTCAACTCTCGGCGCGGCGCTTCTACAATTGGAAGACCCTCCTCCTTCGCCGCATGCCGCTCGGACCCTTCGTCGCCAAGAGCCGGGTCCTGCGCGATCACGTCATGGCGGAGTGGGACCATGCCGATCTGCGGCGGGTGGACTGGGTGATCGGCGCGGCGATGCTCGTGCGTCGGCGGGCCATGCGCGACGTCGGGCTGATGGACGAGCGCTATTTCCTCTATTTCGAAGACGTCGACTGGTGCCAGCGCATGGGGCGCCACGGCTGGGAGGTGCTGTACGTTCCCACGGCACGGATGGTTCACGAGTACGCGAGGTCCAGCGCGCAGGCCCGGCCCCGCTCCCTGCGCGCGCACGCGGCGGGTCTCCTGCGCTTCACCGAGAAATGGAGCGCTCTGGTGTACGCGCTGAGCCAGAACCGCGGGCGGCTGACCCAGGCGGCGCTGCTCGCGGCCGACATCGCCGCCGCGACCGCCGCGTGCGCCGCGGCCTACGGCATCCGGATCGGCCTCGATGCCTGGTTCGAGAAGCCGGTCTACCCGCTCGCCGCCTACTCGGGACTCTTCTTCTTCGCGATCGCCGTGAGCGTGGCCTCGCTCGCGTGGAACGGCCTCTACCGGCGCGCGGCCTTCCGCGACGCGATCGACCGCGCCTTCCAGGTGGGGCGCGCCGTGCTCCAGGCGGGCGTTCTGCTCATGGCGACCACGTTCCTCTTCCAGACGCCGCGCTATTCGCGTCTCCTCGTGCTGCTGCTCCTCCCGCTCGAATGGCTCTGCCTCCTCGCCGTCCGCTCGCTCCTCGCCGGGGCCGAAGCGGGAGCGAAGCGGCAGGGCTTCGCGTTCCGGCGCGTGCTGCTGCTCGGATCGGGCGCCGAGATGGAGGCGGCGCGCGCCGCCCTCGAGGGGGCCCGCGCCTCGGGCTTCGAGCCGCTCCACGCCGAGGCGATGGCGGACGGGTCCGAGGCGCCCGAAGCGGCGGCGGCGCGGCTGCGCGCGCTGGTCGCGAACGAGCGGATCCAGATCGTCTGCATCGTGCCCGAGGCGGAGGAGCTGCCCTACCTCCTCGCGCTCGCCTCGGCGCTGCGCGACTCCGGCGCCGCCATCTACTGGGCCGGCTCGCTCGCGCATCTCGTGCCCGGCTCCGGCGCGCGCGCGGTCGGCCCCGTGGGCGCGGCGCTGCTGCATGCGCCGAGCCGCGGGCTCTCGCTGCGCGCGCGGAAGCGGGCGAGCGACGTCTTCCTCTCGGTGCTCGTGGCCCCCTGGCGCTGGGGAGGCCTGAGGCGCCACCTGGCCCGATCCGGGGGCGGCCTGGCGCCGGGCGAGGCGTGGCGGCGCGTCTGGTCGGGAGAGCGGAGCTGGGTGGGACGCAGCGAGTACGAGCGGGACCGCTGGGCGGGCGTGCCCGCATGGGCACGCCTTGCGCTCGAATCGGTGCGTCCCGGCGTGGTGTCGCCGGCCGACGAGAACGGGCGCGCTTCGCGTCTCGAGGCGGAGCTCGCCTATCTCGCTCGCTTCTCCCTCGCCGAGGACCTCCGCATTTTCCTGCGCGCGACCCGCGGGGCGGGGTCGTGA
- a CDS encoding polyprenol monophosphomannose synthase, whose translation MKALVIVPTYNEKENVVALLERIFAYVPQCEVLIVDDNSPDGTGAIADQASASDPRVHVMHRAGKQGLGSAYVAGFRYALERDYEAVFEMDADFSHNPESLPVFLHELENADLVLGSRYLNGVTVVNWPIKRLILSYSANVYSRIITGMRVKDLTGGFKCFRRRVLESIDWSRVRSDGYAFQIEITFKAWRKGFRIREIPIVFVDRKAGESKMSRRIVHEAAWMVWRLRLLDLIGAL comes from the coding sequence GTGAAGGCCCTGGTCATCGTCCCCACCTACAACGAGAAGGAAAACGTGGTGGCGCTGCTCGAGCGCATCTTCGCCTACGTGCCCCAGTGCGAGGTCCTGATCGTGGACGACAACTCGCCGGACGGGACGGGGGCGATCGCCGACCAGGCGTCCGCGAGCGACCCGCGTGTGCACGTGATGCACCGCGCGGGAAAGCAGGGGCTGGGCTCGGCCTACGTCGCGGGCTTCCGCTACGCGCTCGAGCGCGACTACGAGGCCGTGTTCGAGATGGACGCGGACTTCTCGCACAACCCCGAGAGCCTCCCGGTCTTCCTGCACGAGCTGGAGAACGCCGACCTGGTCCTCGGGTCGCGCTACCTGAACGGCGTCACCGTCGTGAACTGGCCGATCAAGCGGCTCATCCTCTCCTACTCCGCCAACGTCTACAGCCGGATCATCACCGGCATGCGCGTGAAGGACCTGACCGGCGGCTTCAAGTGCTTTCGGCGGCGCGTGCTGGAATCGATCGACTGGAGCCGCGTGCGCTCCGACGGCTACGCGTTCCAGATCGAGATCACCTTCAAGGCGTGGCGGAAGGGGTTCCGGATCCGCGAGATCCCGATCGTGTTCGTGGACCGGAAGGCGGGCGAGTCGAAGATGTCGCGCCGCATCGTCCACGAGGCGGCATGGATGGTCTGGCGACTCCGCCTGCTCGACCTGATCGGCGCGCTCTAA